From Primulina huaijiensis isolate GDHJ02 chromosome 15, ASM1229523v2, whole genome shotgun sequence, one genomic window encodes:
- the LOC140958602 gene encoding metal tolerance protein 4-like isoform X2 → MEAECGSSAIDGSSGPKSPLLQRFKRSWSGSPRRGLSRRNSVNSLRSEFLARLPDKVRRAVDPESPSLVDFSKSHGLTKGEQDYYERQFATLKSFEEVDALMVTDNIDEENLDEQAQQERAMRISNYANILLLAFKIYATMKSGSLAIAASTLDSLLDLMAGGILWFTHLSLKNINIYKYPIGKLRVQPVGIVIFAAVMATLEILETKLSVLTQRIIIST, encoded by the exons ATGGAAGCAGAGTGCGGAAGCAGTGCCATCGATGGTAGCAGTGGCCCCAAATCGCCGTTACTGCAACGGTTTAAGCGTAGTTGGAGCGGCAGCCCCCGCCGTGGACTTTCCCGCCGGAACTCCGTGAACTCGCTCCGCAGTGAATTTCTCGCCAGGCTTCCGGACAAGGTTCGGCGGGCGGTTGATCCTGAATCTCCTTCACTCGTCGATTTTTCCAAAAGTCATGGCCTAACTAAAG GAGAACAAGACTATTATGAAAGACAATTTGCGACCTTAAAATCATTTGAAGAAGTTGATGCTTTGATGGTAACTGACAACATTGATGAAGAAAATTTGGATGAGCAAGCACAACAAGAGAGAGCCATGAGAATCTCAAATTATGCTAATATTTTACTTCTGGCATTTAAG ATCTATGCTACCATGAAGAGCGGATCACTAGCCATTGCTGCTTCAACCTTGGATTCTTTACTTGATCTTATGGCTGGAGGAATTCTTTGGTTCACCCACCTTTCATTGAAAAACATTAACATATACAAATATCCTATTGGAAAGTTGAGGGTGCAGCCAGTTGGCATCGTTATATTTGCTGCTGTGATGGCGACTCTTG AAATTCTGGAAACAAAATTGTCCGTGCTTACGCAAAG GATCATTATTTCGACATAG
- the LOC140960544 gene encoding GTP-binding protein BRASSINAZOLE INSENSITIVE PALE GREEN 2, chloroplastic, translating to MIVRNLLLLRLKKLLTPLSLASDAVFNSLHSSPVQNPAKTLLPIPFFNRPFSSQPEKIESFSLLQQTRDGNYDDATSQTFPICVGCGVPMQDSDCKRPGFFTKPLTKCPNYKKFAKMDPIFDESEISDSLKRGVLNEIIDVGTSQDLATDDHAFCGSSNVGSLDEKLVTEKPIVCSRCHSLRYYGKVRDPSVENLLPDFDFDHTVGRRLMSVSGARTVVLLVVDVADFDGSFPRKVASLISRISDQNDRSWKEGKPGNVPRLILVVTKIDLLPSSISPTRLEHWVRTRSREDGAGKLSSVHLISAVKDWGVKNLLDDVVKLVGPRGHVWAVGAQNAGKSTLINAIGKCVGGEVTHLTEAPVPGTTLGIVRVEGVLPGKAKLFDTPGLLNPHQISSRLNAEEQKLVRIEKELKPKTYRIKTGHSIHIGGLMRLDVEESTAESIYITVWASPLLPLHMGKSENSCMMLEKHFGHQLQPPIGEGRIEELGKWVKKEFHVSGVWWDSSSVDIAAAGLGWFAIGLKGEARLGVWTYEGIDVVVRNSLLPQRSINFEVAGFSVSDIVSKADKASSKKRQKDKKTKHRDLSVSSPGASSLLVVDTAASSKDSIDEL from the exons ATGATTGTGAGAAATCTGTTATTATTGAGGTTAAAAAAGCTCCTCACTCCTCTTTCTCTGGCTTCCGATGCTGTGTTTAATTCCCTTCACTCTTCGCCCGTTCAAAACCCAGCTAAAACCCTACTGCCAATTCCCTTCTTCAACCGACCCTTTTCTTCTCAACCTgaaaaaattgaatctttttCGCTTCTACAGCAGACCAGGGATGGAAATTACGATGATGCGACTTCACAGACTTTTCCCATTTGCGTTGGCTGTGGTGTCCCCATGCAAGATTCTGACTGTAAGCGACCAGGGTTCTTTACCAAGCCATTAACCAAATGCCCTAATTACAAGAAATTTGCTAAAATGGATCCCATTTTTGATGAGTCTGAAATTTCAGATTCTCTCAAAAGGGGTGTTCTGAATGAGATTATAGATGTTGGGACATCTCAGGATCTGGCAACGGACGATCATGCTTTTTGTGGAAGCTCGAATGTTGGTAGCTTGGATGAGAAACTTGTCACTGAGAAGCCCATTGTATGTTCTAGGTGCCATAGTTTGAGGTACTATGGAAAGGTGAGGGACCCAAGTGTGGAGAACTTGTTAccagattttgattttgatcaCACTGTTGGGAGGAGGTTGATGTCCGTTAGTGGGGCACGAACTGTGGTTTTGTTGGTGGTGGATGTCGCAGATTTTGACGGTTCATTCCCTAGGAAAGTAGCTAGTTTGATCTCCAGGATTAGTGATCAAAATGATCGGTCGTGGAAGGAAGGGAAACCAGGTAATGTCCCTAGGTTAATATTAGTGGTGACGAAAATTGATCTTTTGCCCAGCTCCATTTCACCAACAAGGCTTGAGCATTGGGTTCGGACCCGATCAAGGGAAGATGGGGCCGGAAAGTTGAGTAGTGTGCATTTAATTAGTGCTGTGAAAGACTGGGGAGTGAAGAATTTGTTGGATGATGTGGTTAAATTGGTTGGGCCACGAGGCCATGTTTGGGCGGTGGGAGCGCAGAATGCTGGAAAGAGCACATTGATTAATGCAATAGGGAAATGTGTTGGTGGCGAAGTGACTCATTTAACGGAGGCTCCTGTTCCGGGGACCACCTTGGGAATTGTGAGGGTGGAAGGAGTGCTTCCAGGAAAGGCCAAGTTGTTTGATACGCCCGGGCTTTTGAATCCTCATCAGATCTCAAGTAGGTTAAATGCTGAAGAACAGAAGCTAGTTCGTATTGAAAAGGAATTGAAGCCGAAAACATATAGAATCAAG ACGGGGCATTCAATTCATATTGGTGGACTCATGAGGCTGGATGTTGAAGAATCAACAGCGGAATCCATATACATTACGGTGTGGGCTTCGCCCCTGCTCCCTTTGCATATGGGAAAGAGCGAGAATTCTTGCATGATGCTAGAGAAACATTTTGGCCACCAGTTGCAA CCTCCAATCGGAGAGGGGCGAATCGAGGAGCTTGGCAAGTGGGTGAAAAAGGAGTTTCATGTTTCTGGGGTATGGTGGGATTCGAGTTCAGTGGATATAGCTGCTGCTGGTCTTGGTTGGTTTGCCATCGGACTCAAGGGCGAGGCTCGGTTAGGTGTTTGGACATACGAAGGAATTGATGTAGTTGTTAGAAACTCGTTACTTCCTCAAAGATCCATCAATTTTGAAGTTGCGGGTTTTTCAGTTTCAGATATAGTCTCCAAAGCAGACAAAGCTTCGAGTAAGAAACGCCAAAAAGATAAGAAGACGAAACACAGAGACTTGAGTGTATCATCTCCCGGTGCATCTTCACTGTTGGTTGTTGACACGGCTGCAAGTTCAAAGGACTCGATAGATGAGTTGTGA
- the LOC140958602 gene encoding metal tolerance protein 4-like isoform X1, with amino-acid sequence MEAECGSSAIDGSSGPKSPLLQRFKRSWSGSPRRGLSRRNSVNSLRSEFLARLPDKVRRAVDPESPSLVDFSKSHGLTKGEQDYYERQFATLKSFEEVDALMVTDNIDEENLDEQAQQERAMRISNYANILLLAFKIYATMKSGSLAIAASTLDSLLDLMAGGILWFTHLSLKNINIYKYPIGKLRVQPVGIVIFAAVMATLGFQVLIQAVEQLVENKNTEKMNVDQLIWLYTIMITAAVVKLALWFYCRNSGNKIVRAYAKDHYFDIVTNVVGLVAAALGDAFFWWIDPVGAIILAVYTILNWSQTVLENAGTSISSLHQAFLNLWSNH; translated from the exons ATGGAAGCAGAGTGCGGAAGCAGTGCCATCGATGGTAGCAGTGGCCCCAAATCGCCGTTACTGCAACGGTTTAAGCGTAGTTGGAGCGGCAGCCCCCGCCGTGGACTTTCCCGCCGGAACTCCGTGAACTCGCTCCGCAGTGAATTTCTCGCCAGGCTTCCGGACAAGGTTCGGCGGGCGGTTGATCCTGAATCTCCTTCACTCGTCGATTTTTCCAAAAGTCATGGCCTAACTAAAG GAGAACAAGACTATTATGAAAGACAATTTGCGACCTTAAAATCATTTGAAGAAGTTGATGCTTTGATGGTAACTGACAACATTGATGAAGAAAATTTGGATGAGCAAGCACAACAAGAGAGAGCCATGAGAATCTCAAATTATGCTAATATTTTACTTCTGGCATTTAAG ATCTATGCTACCATGAAGAGCGGATCACTAGCCATTGCTGCTTCAACCTTGGATTCTTTACTTGATCTTATGGCTGGAGGAATTCTTTGGTTCACCCACCTTTCATTGAAAAACATTAACATATACAAATATCCTATTGGAAAGTTGAGGGTGCAGCCAGTTGGCATCGTTATATTTGCTGCTGTGATGGCGACTCTTG GTTTTCAGGTGTTGATCCAAGCAGTAGAACAACTggtagaaaataaaaatactgaAAAAATGAATGTCGATCAGCTAATATGGTTATACACAATAATGATCACAGCGGCCGTTGTAAAACTTGCTTTGTGGTTTTACTGCAGAAATTCTGGAAACAAAATTGTCCGTGCTTACGCAAAG GATCATTATTTCGACATAGTGACAAATGTGGTGGGATTAGTTGCAGCTGCTCTTGGTGATGCATTCTTTTGGTGGATTGATCCAGTTGGTGCCATCATCCTTGCAGTTTATACAATCTTGAATTGGTCTCAAACTGTTCTAGAAAATGCAGGTACCTCCATCTCCTCCTTGCACCAAGCATTTTTGAATTTGTGGTCTAACCATTGA
- the LOC140959544 gene encoding DNA (cytosine-5)-methyltransferase CMT3-like, protein MAKKRNSTSAVTDLEAASTARKSKRLASSVATEVAGSDLTSDELAEVVENGDFDDTSNPSVAALDEKVKVSVEEEEDHQGDEEDECVGHFLGQPVPKEEARRRWPQRYRKDEKEITQAKNHFLQAEVDGKVFDLGDDAYVKADEGKDNYICKIIEFFEARDGSLKFMAQWYYRTVDTTIKDCGNLIKDKQIFFSEIKDDNPLDCLVKKLKIVFLPPKATLNEEKDLDPSFDYYYNKIYLVPYCSFVNIQSDCSTKSSESNSTISSDADAETINFSEVEEHSSERTVLDLYSGCGAMSTGLCLGSNICGVRLVTKWAVDINQYACESLKLNHPETQVRNESAEDFLHLLKEWEKLCASFLSLDKNSLSSEIENSNDIEENKSDDDDEENAGGNESEIYEVQEILSICYGDPNDNQKPGLYFEIRWKGYGAEDDTWEPLEGLSACKEKLWKFVSTGYKSKMLPLPGTVDVVCGGPPCQGISGFNRFRNKDQPLEDSKNRQLLVFMDIVAYLKPKFVLMENVVDLVKFSNGFLGRYALGSLVAMDYQARMGMMVAGSYGLPQYRMRVFIWGALHTEKLPQYPLPTHNVVVRGNSPTEFEANVVCHEEGYQVQLKKELFLGDAISDLPPVENNESRDEQSYNSEPKTEFQKLIRLRRIEMPGCLTFKSEVTEHSLYDHRPLQLNPDDYERVCQIPKKKGANFRDLPGVRVRADKKVEWDPDVQRVLLSSGKPLVPDYAMTFVRGTSSKPFGRLWWDEIVPTVITRAEPHNHVILHPLQDRVLTVRENARLQGFPDYYKLLGPVKERYIQVGNAVAVPVARALGYSLAMAMRGLSGEGPLFELPEDFPLNRDLPSPSIMML, encoded by the exons ATGGCGAAGAAGAGGAATTCTACCTCAGCGGTTACGGATCTGGAGGCTGCGTCGACGGCGAGAAAATCCAAAAGGCTGGCTTCTTCAGTCGCAACGGAGGTGGCTGGATCGGATTTGACATCAGATGAGCTGGCGGAAGTTGTTGAGAATGGTGACTTTGACGATACGTCAAATCCTTCTGTTGCTGCTTTGGATGAGAAGGTTAAAGTTTCGGTTGAGGAGGAGGAGGACCATCAAGGCGATGAGGAAGATGAATGCGTTGGCCACTTTTTGGGACAACCGGTTCCCAAGGAGGAAGCACGGCGGCGTTGGCCCCAACGATACCGAAAAGATGAAAAG GAAATAACTCAAGCCAAAAATCACTTTTTGCAAGCGGAAGTTGATGGAAAAGTTTTTGATTTGGGAGATGACGCCTATGTGAAG GCTGATGAAGGGAAAGACAATTACATCTGTAAGATAATAGAGTTCTTCGAAGCTCGTGATGGCTCTCTAAAATTTATGGCACAATGGTATTATAGGACGGTGGACACG ACTATCAAAGACTGTGGTAACCTTATCAAAGATAAACAAATATTCTTCTCTGAGATCAAGGATGACAACCCTCTTGATTGCCTTGttaaaaaactcaaaattgtATTTTTGCCACCAAAG GCAACGTTAAATGAGGAGAAAGATCTTGATCCATCATTTGATTATTACTACAACAAGATATATTTAGTTCCATATTGCTCTTTTGTCAATATACAATCAG ACTGTTCTACAAAAAGCAGTGAATCTAATTCTACAATCTCTAGTGATGCTGATGCGGAAACAATTAATTTTTCCGAGGTCGAAGAACATAGTAGTGAGAGAACAGTTTTAGATCTGTATTCCGGATGTGGTGCCATGTCTACTGGGCTTTGCCTTGGCTCTAATATCTGTGGTGTTAGACTTGTTACT AAATGGGCTGTGGATATTAACCAATATGCTTGTGAAAGTCTCAAACTAAATCACCCAGAAACTCAG GTTAGAAATGAATCTGCAGAGGATTTTCTGCACCTGCTCAAAGAATGGGAGAAGCTTTGTGCCTCATTTTTATCCCTAGATAAAAATAGCTTGTCTAGTGAAATTGAAAATTCCAATGACATTGAAGAGAATAAAAGTGACGACGATGATGAAGAGAATGCTGGTGGAAATGAATCTGAAATATATGAAGTACAAGAGATATTATCTATTTGTTACGGTGATCCAAATGATAACCAAAAACCTGGACTTTATTTTGAG ATACGATGGAAAGGTTATGGTGCTGAGGATGACACATGGGAACCTTTGGAGGGTTTAAG TGCTTGCAAAGAAAAGCTGTGGAAATTTGTGTCAACAGGCTACAAGTCGAAAATGTTGCCTTTACCT GGAACTGTTGATGTTGTGTGTGGCGGGCCACCGTGCCAAGGCATAAGTGGCTTCAATAGGTTTAGAAATAAGGATCAACCCCTTGAAGACTCAAAAAACAGACAACTGCTTGTTTTCATGGATATTGTGGCCTATTTGAAGCCAAAGTTTGTGTTAATGGAGAATGTTGTTGATCTTGTCAAGTTTTCCAATGGTTTTCTCGGAAGATATGCACTGGGATCTCTTGTTGCAATGGATTATCAAGCTAGAATGGGAATGATGGTAGCTGGTTCTTATGGTTTGCCACAATATCGCATGCGAGTTTTTATTTGGGGTGCACTTCATACTGAG AAATTGCCCCAGTATCCATTGCCAACACATAATGTTGTTGTTAGGGGTAACAGTCCCACAGAGTTTGAG GCAAATGTGGTTTGTCATGAAGAAGGTTATCAAGTCCAACTGAAGAAAGAGCTTTTTCTTGGTGATGCCATATCAGATCTTCCACCT GTGGAGAACAATGAGTCTCGTGATGAACAATCTTATAATTCAGAGCCTAAAACAGAATTTCAGAAATTAATAAGGTTGCGGAGGATTG AGATGCCTGGCTGCTTGACGTTCAAATCTGAAGTGACAGAACACAGTTTGTATGATCATCGCCCTCTTCAGCTAAATCCGGATGATTATGAACGTGTTTGTCAGATTCCAAAGAAGAAG ggtgcaaacttcagagatctgcCTGGTGTACGTGTTCGTGCTGATAAGAAAGTTGAATGGGATCCTGATGTACAAAGAGTGCTGTTGTCTTCTGGGAAGCCTTTG GTCCCAGATTATGCGATGACTTTTGTGAGAGGAACTTCATCGAA GCCCTTTGGGCGGTTGTGGTGGGATGAAATTGTGCCTACTGTTATTACCAGGGCAGAACCACACAATCAT GTCATATTACATCCTCTTCAAGATAGGGTCCTTACAGTGCGTGAGAATGCTAGGTTGCAAGGCTTTCCTGATTATTATAAACTCCTTGGTCCCGTGAAAGAAAG atACATTCAAGTTGGAAATGCTGTCGCTGTGCCAGTAGCACGTGCACTAGGATATTCTTTGGCTATGGCAATGAGAGGATTATCCGGAGAAGGACCTTTATTCGAGCTCCCTGAAGATTTTCCTCTAAATCGAGATTTACCTTCCCCAAGTATTATgatgttatga